The sequence below is a genomic window from Arcobacter sp. F2176.
TCTGATTTTATTATAAAACCGTAACTTAATTTTCGATAGAATAAAGCCCATTTATGTAAAGTAGGTAAATATGAAATATACAGAATATGATTTTAATGAAAAAACAATATTAATTACAGGAGCCGCAGGATTTATTGGTTCTAACTTATGCTTTTATTTTCAAAACAATTATCCAAATTCAAAGATTATTGCTTTAGATTCATTTAGAAGCGGTGAAACTTTAAGTAATGGTAACTTGAAGTCTTTTGGACACTATAAAAACTTATTAGGTTTTACAGGAACAGTTATTAGTGGGGATATCAATGATAAAGAACTATTAAATCAAATTGATGAAGATTACGAATTTGATTTTATTTTCCACGAAGCTGCTATTTCAGATACGACTGCAAGTGAACAAGACTTGATGGTAAAAACAAATGTTAATGCCTATGAGGATTTATTAAAAATGGCAATTAATCATAATGCAAACATGATTTATGCAAGTAGTGCAGCAACTTATGGTGATGCAGCTTCTCCTCAAACAGTTGGAAATGAAAACCCTGGAAATGTTTATGGTTTTTCAAAACTTATGATGGATAATATTACTTATGATTATTTAAAAAAAGATCTAGATATCTCTATTGTAGGTCTTAGATACTTTAATGTGTATGGTCCAAGAGAATATTATAAAAATAAAACAGCTTCAACTGTAATACAATTTGGGCATCAAATATTAGCTGGTAATACGCCAAAATTATTTGAAGGTAGTGATAAAAT
It includes:
- the rfaD gene encoding ADP-glyceromanno-heptose 6-epimerase, producing the protein MKYTEYDFNEKTILITGAAGFIGSNLCFYFQNNYPNSKIIALDSFRSGETLSNGNLKSFGHYKNLLGFTGTVISGDINDKELLNQIDEDYEFDFIFHEAAISDTTASEQDLMVKTNVNAYEDLLKMAINHNANMIYASSAATYGDAASPQTVGNENPGNVYGFSKLMMDNITYDYLKKDLDISIVGLRYFNVYGPREYYKNKTASTVIQFGHQILAGNTPKLFEGSDKILRDFIYIEDVIQANIKAATPKKSGVYNVGTGKARSFQDIADILQKELGTNLGTNYIPNPYIGQYQFHTEANIEDTKTYLDYEPKYEMEDGIKDYISEIKRIYEVEVK